Genomic window (Streptobacillus felis):
ATGAATTAACGACATATAAGCAAAATGTATTAGAGTTAGATAATAAATCAACTGAGTCAAATAAAGTATTTAAAGAAGCTATGATTTCCTTAATATTAATGATATCTCCTATGGCTCCTCATATATCTGAAGCAATATGGGAATTATGGTGAATGGAAGGATATATATTTGATTCAAATTGGCCATAATATATAGAAGCGTTAACTAATGTTTCAGACATTACTATGATGATACACGTAAATGGGAAAATAAG
Coding sequences:
- a CDS encoding class I tRNA ligase family protein — translated: ELTTYKQNVLELDNKSTESNKVFKEAMISLILMISPMAPHISEAIWELW